One Opitutales bacterium DNA segment encodes these proteins:
- a CDS encoding PD-(D/E)XK nuclease-like domain-containing protein, whose protein sequence is MKRFDPVKHGLDQEPPCGIILGEPDEVYHARPNCLSSSKLKTFRKRRLEYHARHIEHSLPQEKRESFALTFGSAAHCMILEGEEAFKARYHVVPAGAPERPARREADYQKISKDLREKLDYWEPLLVEAEAGGYELINSDQEARARLLYHRCLNNRVISLMLLESVPEVTFRINLGWTYLQVRADGFVPTMSEELAECLKHACSHWSQAPRFYPGESAVLDLKTCASLHPEDIASFQRSYSKLDYWLQDALYSETIPALTNKRVGAFVWGAIESTPPHDVAPFMGTPEQSALYVDELSRLLDSLESAHKNGLWHGFSQRLIQPIDLPAWGVRELERKKELACS, encoded by the coding sequence GTGAAGCGCTTTGACCCTGTAAAGCATGGCCTCGACCAGGAGCCCCCTTGCGGTATTATCCTAGGCGAGCCCGATGAGGTCTACCATGCGAGACCAAATTGTCTGTCTTCGAGCAAGCTCAAGACTTTTCGCAAACGTCGCCTTGAGTATCATGCTCGGCACATTGAGCACTCCTTGCCTCAAGAGAAGCGCGAGAGCTTTGCGCTGACTTTCGGCAGCGCAGCTCACTGCATGATACTTGAGGGCGAAGAAGCTTTTAAGGCTCGCTATCATGTAGTGCCAGCCGGCGCGCCCGAGCGCCCGGCGCGCCGAGAGGCAGACTACCAAAAGATAAGCAAAGACCTGCGTGAAAAGCTGGACTACTGGGAGCCGTTACTGGTTGAGGCAGAGGCAGGGGGATATGAGCTTATTAATTCGGACCAGGAGGCCCGTGCGCGGCTGCTATATCATCGCTGTCTCAATAATAGGGTTATCAGCCTTATGCTCTTGGAGTCAGTCCCGGAGGTAACCTTTCGCATCAATCTTGGATGGACCTACTTGCAGGTGCGTGCCGATGGCTTTGTGCCGACTATGAGCGAGGAGCTGGCTGAGTGCCTGAAGCACGCTTGCTCTCACTGGTCTCAAGCGCCGCGCTTTTACCCTGGAGAATCAGCAGTGCTCGACCTCAAGACATGCGCGAGCCTTCACCCAGAAGACATAGCTAGCTTTCAGCGCAGCTACAGCAAGCTCGACTACTGGCTCCAAGACGCTCTCTACAGCGAGACCATTCCAGCCTTAACAAATAAGCGCGTGGGGGCATTTGTCTGGGGGGCGATAGAAAGCACGCCGCCGCATGACGTGGCTCCATTTATGGGAACGCCAGAGCAATCCGCCCTATATGTCGATGAGCTTTCACGCCTACTCGATTCACTAGAGAGTGCTCACAAAAACGGACTTTGGCACGGGTTCTCGCAACGGCTCATTCAGCCTATTGATTTGCCTGCGTGGGGTGTTCGTGAGCTTGAGCGGAAAAAGGAGCTAGCATGCTCATGA
- a CDS encoding phage integrase SAM-like domain-containing protein: MDKFEIPEIYVRNFPSFRDYDGKNQSKPFGWDFRHPKPGGKSQRLRPTFKTKGEKAEYLRLYKKKFSLFLPLLVSFDEDLYRSAVRAAEILGSDKLEDFARDYVEAIGKASTVTVQEIYDSFIEYLEKTGNKGLTHAKTQARRFVDFVGPSTKASSITRTDCQGFADYLCEFIVPRTGELMGATTVRNHVKWAQQIFNHAINKLEVLHKNPANNLVLPKGEKLIPVTMDVADIKKLFEKNEKRGSFFLRPYGSVFLGRYSRVNGLPRRWRRARRYNEWLGNSLRF; encoded by the coding sequence ATGGACAAATTTGAGATTCCAGAGATATACGTTCGTAATTTTCCTAGCTTCAGGGATTACGACGGTAAGAACCAAAGCAAGCCTTTTGGGTGGGACTTTCGACATCCCAAACCTGGGGGAAAATCTCAAAGATTAAGGCCGACTTTTAAGACCAAGGGTGAAAAAGCTGAATATTTGAGGCTGTACAAGAAAAAATTCAGCCTATTCCTTCCGCTCCTAGTGAGCTTCGATGAAGACCTTTACCGCTCGGCAGTACGGGCTGCAGAGATCTTGGGGTCAGATAAGCTTGAGGATTTCGCGCGCGATTACGTTGAGGCAATCGGGAAGGCCTCAACCGTTACGGTTCAGGAAATCTATGATTCATTCATCGAATACCTTGAGAAGACTGGGAACAAGGGGCTGACACATGCGAAGACCCAAGCTCGTCGGTTTGTCGATTTTGTTGGGCCATCAACCAAGGCTTCATCTATAACGCGAACCGATTGCCAAGGGTTTGCTGACTATCTGTGTGAGTTTATCGTGCCTCGCACTGGAGAGCTTATGGGGGCAACTACTGTTCGAAATCATGTGAAGTGGGCTCAGCAAATCTTCAATCACGCCATCAACAAACTAGAGGTCTTGCACAAAAACCCAGCAAACAATCTGGTTCTGCCGAAGGGTGAGAAATTGATACCGGTCACGATGGATGTGGCCGACATCAAAAAACTCTTCGAAAAGAACGAAAAAAGAGGATCCTTCTTTCTGCGGCCTTATGGCTCTGTGTTTTTGGGGAGGTATTCGCGCGTCAATGGCCTACCTCGACGATGGCGAAGAGCTCGAAGATACAATGAATGGCTCGGAAATTCGCTTCGATTCTAA
- a CDS encoding MerR family transcriptional regulator produces the protein MHEIPTATSLHDVQRSGQQVTLSPRQLRDFAEHCTRHALKRVFGTEPPEPEYTMSEAATELGLSVHTLRNCWQRRGLVFLRRGARGEQVFTGESVLKAKRGLPNLRRKQT, from the coding sequence ATGCATGAAATCCCTACAGCTACCAGCCTGCACGATGTGCAGCGCAGTGGTCAGCAGGTGACTTTGAGCCCCAGGCAACTTCGGGACTTTGCAGAACACTGCACGCGGCATGCCCTCAAGCGGGTGTTTGGCACAGAGCCACCTGAGCCCGAATACACTATGAGCGAAGCCGCTACCGAGCTGGGCCTTTCGGTGCATACGTTGCGCAACTGTTGGCAGCGAAGGGGCCTCGTATTCCTTCGGCGCGGTGCGCGTGGCGAGCAGGTGTTCACCGGCGAGTCGGTCCTCAAGGCCAAGCGCGGCCTACCAAATTTGCGAAGAAAGCAAACCTGA